The DNA segment atcatttcaaaaaaagatgttactaaaaaaagaaaaatcccatTAATGTCAAGGAGTGGCCTGCCCAGTCTCCAGACCTAAATCTGATCGAAAATCTTTATAAGTGggtaaacttacaaaatcgatAAGAGACCAAATAGTAATTTTTCTACACTGTagacttatattattataaaaagtcattGTGAATACGACCTATTATATTCAACCATagattattaagaataaaatttatcttacCAGTTATGAGTCTAAATGATTCTCGTTGGAAGTAATATtctattgattttaaatttttctaccaaaattttattaactaacaataaattaagaaatattctcacacaaataaaatagccagtacacttattaaaaaaatgtgacacGACTTCTTGAATATTAGGGcgtgtaaaatataatacagaCAACTTACCAAAATGAATGtactgaggatttttttattattactcgTTTATCAACTCTTGCTATCGGAAACCAATATAATAAGCATTTTCAGAATTCTTAGCAACAGTCATTAAACCattgtttttatcaaacaaaaatcatattattacttttttattaattgtaagatatacaaaataactttaagttgGTAAAAAATAAGGAAGGTAAAAAAAGAGTGTCTATTCCATGTATATATGTACTGACCCATGTCTCtaattaagtcaaatatttttgtagttttcgaatatatttatataaactgcATTCATGCACACATCTTTACTGCCCTTAtatgaaaataacttattaattactcagatgtttgtattttgtattacatgattaaaatatgtatattttgttgcttgtgaaaaaacaatattggacaacaaaaaaaaaaatatttccaaaattagattatatagaattagtttttattcttGGTAATGCCTTGCTTAGGATTTATCCgtattttagcaatttttaattgaagtttagtctatttgataatttattttgcttaaaagtttGGTTTTCCTTctgatttcttggattttttcaatgtgagggTTGAGGCATACACCGGTagctacaaaaatgtaatattatagcaattatattacatacataatacacgcaatctcatcaaaactgatggaaatttatttaatttctaaaatgaacaaaaggtagtttataaaatttattttttctcgatgttttatatttatacgagtattttgtagcattttaattgatatttacgattACAAGATACattgaatactttaaaaaatgttaaaaattataaaataatgtaattattttaatccttCAACAGTATATCATGAAATTaagtaagatttatttttgttgttatttttttaccaaacttATTTAACGCCTTATAGAAAGGATGTTCCCAAATAAACGgttcataaaaaatcattacgAGACAAAATGGAATAGTAAGGAacatataaagaaggaataataCTCAACAAGTAAAACgaatacttgaaaaaatatccgACTTCTTAAtctaaagttataaataataaccacCTTAAAATTCGCCATTTATAActttgaatattcaaatttcattattataaattaacaaataaggTTATTACAGGAGAAATACACAAACCATGGCCACATtctgattaattttgatattaggTTCTATATTGATAGGCACTAAATTTGAAGCGTAAATATCTATGAAAAAGGAAGCTCTAGTTCAGGTTCAACCTTGATCCTTTTtcgattttttgattaaaaaatcacaCGAGGCAGACACGCCTAATAAAACTAAATTGCCTTTCTATTTTAAAAggggtttatatttttttttttaaatataattcacagaactttaaaaaaatatatgtattacctTAAACAGTTTCATCatccaaaaaatagatttagtTTTGCAACTAAGTACAGTTTCTATAAGAAgcaaactctattttttttaatgaaaccaTAAATATTTACGATTCAAAAGAGTCCCTTTGTTATATAATCAATTGAATAAGTAACttaaatgatttgtaaaaagGTTACATTGTTTAGACTTGtcttattgatttgtttttcaacgtaaaaatatccaaattattagttactcaattttttcatataccttatgcaaaaatgtataatctatGTCTCATGTCCTTGTTTGGCATAAttacaataacaaaacaaaaaaagtgtttggatgtgtttttataataaacgaTAAACGTTGTTGCTTTttgtaataaagttttaaaaataactatgatGTTTTCTAGTATTCCAATGCTTTGGCCATCTTTTTCCCAAAAGTATATGATAACCTTCATCACACCTAAGATACTTTTTCCGTTTGTACAAATTTTTGTAACGGGAAGTACCTATAATACAATAGCTGTGGCGGTTGAAAGACTCCAAAGTGTCAAGAGACTCAATACAGAAAGCCATTTTCCAGTCAAGATTGTTATTATAGGTAAGGAATTATTATCTTAAAACTGGATGTCATACatcaagtataaataattttctgatgtaggatatttaatcaaatatctgatgccattttctttcttcttattCATTGTAGGAGTATTTTTTCTGTCCATCCTGTATAATATTCCGCGCTTTTTTGAACTGGAGTCCCATAAAGAAATGGAGGCAGTGCTTGTACAAATCAACAACACTGGTAATGTAGTTGCTGACTATACTATTTACAACAAAGCTGTCGTAACACTACGTCACTCAACATCCTACAATTTCACCTACTTTATCTACTACAAcctgattttttcatttattgtcaTGCTAATAATTCCCGTCATATCCCTTGCATTCctcaatttcataatttggaaGGAACTAAAGGTCATAAGTGCTCTCAAACAAAGACTTGGACAAAAGGAAAGGAGCAATGTCCGAGCTACTTGGTCTCTTATTGCCGTAGTGGTACTTTATTTCGTCTCTCACGGACTAAAACATTTTGTCAATACATATCAGGTAAGAATAAAACATACCttggagtaaaaataaaagtatatgaatGTATTAATTACAACATATTGAAACATTTATATAGGTATCTGTTTACACACATATGTAATTGCTAAATACATGTGTGGCAACACCAATGACACAAATGATAAAACTGAATGTTTTAAGTGTATTATAATCTAATtgtcaatatataatatattacagtcaacaatataaaatgacctcagaattttttctttttaggatAAAGATgttctgtttttatttgatacacCAACATCAAAACAATAATCCAATTTACATATTGTTATGTCATGTatacatacagtccaatatGGGTCAATCATatgcattttattcaaatttatggaagGAAATGAAAATACCCGATAAtgttagatatatttaataccttaatattaatattaatactgatttttttttggttttttgtattttccaacTTAAAATGTGAAAGATTGATCATTCATATATATCTCGTAGAAAAATAACATCTTTATGGTTTAATATTCAAAGGTAATATGTTATTCCTTTATTCATGGTGTCTTTGGAATCCCCAGTTTTATAAAcgtatacatttttgtattcacctacgttattttttattttttttgtgctcTTCCTTGACTCGTTTGATCATACTTTCTGGTTTAAGTGAATAAATTCTAATATAACTGGAATACTTATGTTGACCCGTTAAGCGTTATGTCTATGTATAAGTAATTCTATACGTatgatttatacatataatttatgatgGCATCACATAATTTCGATTGTTTATTAGTTTGGTAGGTCATTGTCCCTATTTTTTGTCTGTAGAAAAAGATTCAAGATGACATGAAGGAAGtagttattttctcattttacaaGAAGTGAAACAGGAACTGCTCACTTTTGTCATTCTAGCAACTGCAAGCCTATAAAACCCCATGGCATCACACACTCCCACTAAATAAATTGCATCGAAAATGTTATTTGTctcattatttataagaatgttTATAATGGAACCTTATCATCACAGATGAAAATAGTATCATAATGGATGAGGGAAAAggatttttgtagttgctacttgagaagatgttgttttttttttttaaatctgatatcATAattcttttctacaaaaagataCCAATAATTTGAAGGACAAAAATACACACTAAATATATGTTGCGAAGtcataaatgtaagtccttgttagaattgaggattggcaTTCTAGTAGCTCCTTTCTATATAGGAAAACTAGATACAGAATAAGGTATGTGTATATTTTCACGACAGCTATGATGCTTTTCTCCttaacattcttcatattgtctGAAAGCCCCATGGggatataaattttatctctCTTGGGGTgatcacgttaattttcggttccttttttttacatactgatatatctaatttttaacaATGCTCATGATTAATAAACATAATGCTTATTAAAATTGCAGGTCGTGGAAGGCTTACGGAAATGCACggatatttgttttaaatggcCAGAATGGGTGAATCAATGTACAACATATAGTCATATATTCCTGGCTGTTGGATCTTCAGTAAATATACTATTATACTGCGCTTGTGATAGAAggtgaataatatatttcaaaatatatatttaaaaaattatcaaaaatgaatttacagattttttattgttgtacaaaaaacattgaGGACATGGTTTATATGGCCAATTACGATAGACTCTGCAAGTAACTCAGGGATTGAAATCCCTGAGAACTGCCGTGAATCACCAGATGATGTTTTAAATAGTTCAGATAGCACACATTTTATGCCAAATAGAGACAGCACTAGTAATTTGGAAAATGATTCCGACCCTGCAAAAACAGTGTCCGTTATAATAGAGAAAAGAATTTAAGTTTAAAGAATACTAtgaaaagtacataaattaacaagaaattctatataattatactcgtatctatgtatatttactcatttattttgataaacaatGTTGATTGTATAGTTaagtaaatgttttataaagCACTATCGTTTCTGATGCTcaatttcatgaataaatacatgcatatattttgttattaagcTTATGTAAACTcaattgtgaataaataattcattttctatttgattaacttaataaatgtaaatattaaattaaacaagCGAATCAGTTCTTACAAACAATCTCATTTTTGATTAGCACACTATTTTATGAAATGGTAATCATAACTTATTCTTTGATAATTGCATTTTACCATGATATTAattgaacaataaatatttattttcgtcatttctgtagaaaaaatttaataaacccATATTTATTAGTGAgagttcttattttttgaaaaatagttataaatctGTAGCTAATTACATATTGAATCATTTCACTCTGAAATGGATTATTTCTCGGATACTAGAATCTCAATAATTTCAACATATGTATAGTTAGTTTTATCAAAGATTTACTCATTCAAAAAACGGGTGGCTgccaatatttacatatttggtTAATAAATAAACGTTATACTCAATTTATTATAGGTTTTatacgttttattatataagttctTCTAAGAAACCGGAGATTTAGTAAGCCTTGTAaataagttaagttaaagtATATTGTAGGGGTCTGACAGAGTTGGCTATATAATTACTGTCCCAAAAGAAGGGGCATGTGATGTACCATAAGGTGGCTGCACCATGACCCGTTGCAATTATCATAAACTAGATATAAGTATCTCCCCTTCCTTGACTACATCAGTATGTATAATACATCATCTCGTGTATTTATGTCTCTGTGAATAAACTAATACTGAATACATCACAAGTTCCTAAAATTTTATGCTTTACATAATGTACTGAAAGAGTACCTTAGcctatttattgtttttaagttttagGAAACATAGTATGAATAATAGCATAGCGCATATATtgccccaaaaataaaattatataaacctaataaaagatataaagttTGATAATTCATAGTATGAacgatatataataatttgaatcaaatttttataaaactaaaatatacctatttcaccctttttaaaatatttaatttgttgacATTCTTATTCTTttgctttatattatttgagactaaaaaaatattgtcctattttttaatttaatcccacgaaaaaatgatttttggaaagaaacattaattattaataataatgatctaTTTAGCAGgtacaataaaaaattcctacatatatatattcacatttttgaggaaaattgttggggttgtaaaaaaaaaatgaagttgtaCATATttgctttgaatattttattaaataggaggttttttgttttgtttcaaatgtgtaacaaaaaggttttatttgttaatatatatagtatatgatTTGCAAAATCAATGCCAACCGCTATAACTGAAAAAGAACAATCAATACCAATATTTACATGGTGGAGATTAATAACTATCGttacttttcattatattaaaagtataaagcTCCCAATTGATAAGACTTAAGGATGTAGTTTTTTAAGCTTAATTAGAACTTAAAactaaatagaataataaagcTGTACAGATGTTAGTTAAAGTTCATAGATTGCTATATTTTCAACAATGGGGCTCTTGAGAGACTTCCAATTTGAGTGAATAGTACTCAAGACATAGAAGTACAGAGGGTTAGGATCAAGGCTCTATGGATGCTAAATTTCCTTACCCTAGAATATTGGTTCTAATGATTCAtcagacaatttattttttatcgacTTGGTGTGTTTTGGTGTAAGAAGACACGTGACCTTACAGGAACACAAATTTTAGCTCTAGATAGTTTTCCTTGTACCAGGGATACATTTTTATGACCTTTCAGACcatagaaaatatatcttcatttgCATTTATGAAAGTTGTGGGAGTATTTACTATACATTTAAAGGTAGTAGGGAATCAGGACGTCGGACTGTGGAAACTTTTGAGAAATCAACTTTTAGAGGATACCTATAGAGACCATTAAGATTGGTGATAAGGaaccaattgtatttttaatcatcCTAATCGAAAAAGTGTTATATCAGAGCTActtgtcttgtttttttgtttgataattgttttgttttatttgtttgttaaattttgcATTATAGCTGGaaattgtatgaaatatatatttgtatatataaagggGGGTTTAAAGCTTATTATAACTAACTTACCTACTTCATGTccgttgaaaaattaaattttttaaagatttatttacttatctgtCTTGTTGATACACACTATCGTATATTGGCCAATAGCTagacctatatatgtatatgctctGTGGTACAACTAGGTGGAGAAATTTCTCTTCTGTCAAAAATAATCCATACAATTTACATGaagataattagaaatatgGGAATATACTCAATTTGGATGGGAGAACCACAATTACAATAACGATTATATATTCCGGAATAACAGTAGGAACGAATATCACAAATACAACCCTCGATGCAATTCCTCCGGATTAGGCTACTGCACAAAGAGTTATCAGGAAATGCATATCTATATATCTGGGAGACTCATGAATAGATGTAACCCGGCAAAATTTagggaaaagttatttttcactAACCTCAAAGTTCCTGCATCTCTGGAGGAATATGCAATCAATAAAGGAATTCTTATCGTTTATGATATTGATAGTTTTGTACCATTTGGGGACTGAAGATTTAAGTTTCCGATCGCGATATCCACATTATGCCTTGCTCTTGGcatcttaaaatgaaaattccttATTCATCAGATGTAAGGAAACAAATCTGTGATGATCATATCAAGCTTTTATGGGTCCAGGAAAACTGGAGAAAGAGAATATTAAATTCTAATGACACTCTACAGGCTTTCCTGGATTGCCCCGCTGTGGGTATTTTAAAGTACCtggtaaagttaaatataaaataattaaaacatattaatactAGGTATGGTTTTGTTAAGGATTTCTATTAAGAAACAGAGGAGTGTCATCTGAAACTAAGACTTtagattttgctttattaaactcTAGAGCCTTAATAgcaaacagaataaaaaataatgatgtgcTACACTCTCAGGAGCttagagtaatttttattgCTGCAGCAGTAAGATATGCTACTCTTTCCATTAAAGTTCCGTCTCTTCggtaaaaatttgtttgtaaattaaTGGCATCAGTGCTAGATTTAATAGATAGGGTGATATTGGATCTTCCTGACGTGCGCCTCTTCTATAACCGTCAacatataaataagatttagaATTGGAATGAAATCCTCTGAAATTAATCATATTGTAGATATCATTTCCAAGATATTGGACgacttgtatttaaattattttgtatcttacAATATCAAAGGCTTTGTAGAAATCAACAGCAAGTATTGCCCCATATGTCTTCCTTTGTTTAACGTTCTTGATTATTTTGGATGTGTTCAacgttatttgataaatatgtttcCTAGGCATGAATCCCTTCTGTTCTTCAGGAATAATTGTACTTA comes from the Lepeophtheirus salmonis chromosome 4, UVic_Lsal_1.4, whole genome shotgun sequence genome and includes:
- the LOC121116285 gene encoding FMRFamide receptor, giving the protein MNPNFEAPTVLTIGCFGIICNVICLIVLQKSELKLSVQFTTLLIVQSFFDLMYLLFSTPLFSIPMLWPSFSQKYMITFITPKILFPFVQIFVTGSTYNTIAVAVERLQSVKRLNTESHFPVKIVIIGVFFLSILYNIPRFFELESHKEMEAVLVQINNTGNVVADYTIYNKAVVTLRHSTSYNFTYFIYYNLIFSFIVMLIIPVISLAFLNFIIWKELKVISALKQRLGQKERSNVRATWSLIAVVVLYFVSHGLKHFVNTYQVVEGLRKCTDICFKWPEWVNQCTTYSHIFLAVGSSVNILLYCACDRRFFIVVQKTLRTWFIWPITIDSASNSGIEIPENCRESPDDVLNSSDSTHFMPNRDSTSNLENDSDPAKTVSVIIEKRI